The following are encoded together in the Diabrotica undecimpunctata isolate CICGRU chromosome 7, icDiaUnde3, whole genome shotgun sequence genome:
- the mrn gene encoding general transcription factor IIH subunit 4, giving the protein MADNGAGASNQRNTRIKQSNLECKNLYDYLKSRPSNVLEKLYNHPTICLAVYRELPDLARQYVIRLLFVEQPVPQAVVASWGSQTFSKEHTYATKVLAELTLWQEAAIPGGLLGWILSPMFKRNLKIALLGGGKAWSMSSALEVDSKARDVAFLDTYSQERWECVLHYMVGSQQQEGISADAVRILLHAGLMKRDEDDGTLVITRQGFQFLLLDRQAQVWHFLLQYLDTVEERGLNLVECLTFLFQLSFSTLGKDYSTEGMSPGLLIFLQHLREFGLVYQRKRKAGRFYPTRLALNITSSQNKVTADIEEERPKGYIVVETNYRVYAYTDSNLQVALIALFTELMYRFPNLVVGVITRDSIRQALKGGITADQVIGFLKQHAHPQMLDAEAKQPLPPTVVDQIKLWELERNRLTYNEGVLYSQFLSQADFNVLKEYTESNGVLIWCNKEKRTLVINKSAHDDVKKFWKRYSKGN; this is encoded by the exons ATGGCTGATAATGGGGCTGGTGCCTCAAACCAGCGAAACACCCGTATAAAGCAGTCAAATCTAGAATGTAAAAACCTGTATGATTACTTAAAATCTCGACCCTCAAATGTATTAGAAAAACTTTACAATCACCCTACAATATGTTTAGCGGTTTATAGAGAATTGCCGGACCTAGCAAGACAATATGTCATTAGATTATTATTTGTTGAACAGCCAGTGCCACAAGCAGTTGTAGCTTCTTGGGGTTCCCAAACTTTTTCAAAAGAACATACCTATGCTACCAAAGTTTTAGCGGAACTAACATTATGGCAGGAGGCAGCTATACCTGGTGGTCTTTTAGGTTGGATATTATCTCCAATGTTTAAAAGGAATCTCAAAATTGCATTGCTTGGAGGTGGTAAAGCATGGAGTATGTCTTCAGCATTAGAAGTAGATAGTAAGGCTAGAGATGTTGCTTTTCTag ATACCTATTCTCAAGAAAGATGGGAATGTGTCTTACACTATATGGTAGGTTCCCAGCAGCAAGAAGGAATATCAGCTGATGCTGTGAGGATTCTTTTGCATGCAGGTTTGATGAAACGTGATGAAGATGATGGAACATTAGTGATAACAAGACAAGGTTTCCAATTTTTGCTTTTGGATAGACAGGCACAAGTCTGGCATTTTTTACTTCAGTATTTAGACACAGTAGAAGAACGTGGTCTTAATTTAGTCGAGTGTCTTACTTTTTTGTTTCAACTTAGCTTTAGTACCTTAGGGAAAGATTACAGTACTGAAGGTATGAGTCCAGGATTGTTGATATTTTTGCAACATCTGAGAGAGTTTGGTTTAGTGTATCAAAGAAAGAGAAAAGCTGGGAGATTTTATCCTACTAGGCTAGCTCTAAATATAACTAGTAGTCAGAATAAAGTTACTGCAGATATTGAAGAAGAACGCCCTAAAGGTTATATAGTAGTAGAAACTAATTACAGAGTATATGCATATACAGATTCTAATCTCCAAGTTGCTCTAATTGCTTTATTTACAGAGCTTATGTATAGGTTTCCAAATTTAGTAGTTGGTGTTATAACAAGAGATTCCATAAGACAAGCTTTAAAAGGAGGAATAACAGCTGATCAGGTTATAGGTTTCTTGAAGCAGCATGCTCACCCTCAAATGTTAGATGCAGAAGCTAAACAACCTCTTCCTCCAACTGTAGTTGATCAAATCAAACTATGGGAATTAGAAAGAAATAGATTAACATATAATGAAGGAGTGTTGTATAGTCAGTTCCTATCTCAAGCAGATTTTAACGTACTCAAAGAGTATACAGAATCAAATGGTGTTTTAATATGGTGCAACAAAGAAAAGAGGACCTTAGTTATTAATAAATCAGCCCATGATGATGTTAAAAAGTTTTGGAAGAGGTATTCAAAAGGAAATTAG